The genomic stretch CTCCTCAATGGtgatctgtttttttctctgcaCCACCTCAATCTCAATCTCCTCCAAACGGATCTTCTGCTGCTCTTTGGCTGCCTGCAGTTCATATGCCAGTTGAGCCTCTgctttctgagagagagagaaagagagaaaaagagaggcaCCTTAACAATTACAAATAGAGTTGGGACGGAAGTCGGTGTACCTTGTCAAATGACGTGTGTAGTTCATTTTGTAAGTAatacaataatatttttatttatttatatatatttttaaacctaATGTAATTTAACTCCCttattttatctatttattgTCAGCAGTGACGTGTTCTTCCCTCTGAACAGTAGCTGTCATGAGTCAAAGTACGTGCAACATACGTTTCATAAAACAGCTCATCTTTATATGAAACAAAGACTTCTACTTATTATCAATGATTACTATTAATTGTCTAGTGAATACCATTAAACACTACTGATTCAATGAGCACTCGTTAATTAAAGAAGCATACATTTAATAATTTCCCTTCACAGTGAATAACCAGCCTGTCTCACACCAGAAACTGCAGCAGACACAGCTTTAAATATTcgataatataaaattaaaatacctTTGCATTAACTTCCTGGTTAAAAGAGGCTTTCTGCATCTCCAGCTCACGTTTGGAGTCAGCCATCTTAGTGTCTGCCAAGAACTTAACATCCATCATTTCTTTCTTGCATTCTGCCTCCTACAAAGGGAAAGACAAAGCAGACAATCAGTTAAACTTGATGTACATAAAGTGTAAACAGATAACATggttaagtaaaaaaaaatatgattaagTCATTTGTAACACTGGTAGCAActacatttttacacacacaccctaattCCAGCATCTCTCTCTGCTTCAGCCACTCCAATATCTGCATCTCTCTGCACGGCTGCCGTCTGTGTCTTCCCCAATGAGCTCAGGTAATCCACTTTATCATAGACATCCtgtatgtagaaaaaaaaaacagtggccCTCAGATACCAAGTGGCTAATTAATTACTGAAATGTGGTACACCGAGGTGTAAACAtgtgctttttatttaaaaaacaaccaCCGCAAAAATCAGTATTTGTGCTGTTAACCAACATCTCAGTTTTTTCCTGTTCAAATTTTTCTTCATCAATTAAACACACGGGTTGTGCTTTAAACTGCATGAAAAAAGTATTTGTTGTTGCTGGTAAAGTTATCTTTATTTTGTACAGCAACAAAATACCATGTTTTGCTATCTATTATAATTACAAACAGTTActgtaatgttaaaaaaaaaaaactacgtAAAATTGcattaaatacacatttatcAGATTGTAACTTGACTGCTGATACAACACACTTACTAATTTTCTATATTAAACTAAATTATAACCATTTTAAGCTTCCTTATATAGTAGTTCTGGCTGCATACTAGTCACCTTAATAGTGAAGCTGAGGATCTCAATGCCCATTCTGCCCACATCCGGAGCAGCCACCTCTCTCACCAGACTGGCAAACTGGTCTCTGTCCTGATAAATCTGCTCCACTGTCAGAGTGCCTACAAATACAGGGCTGAGGTCAGCGATGAAGTCATCAGCACAGATCACAAACTGTCCGAAGGTAATTGTATAAGACATTACAGATATTACGACAGCTCTTTACACATTGTTATTAATACAAAACAGTAGATCTATAATTACAATGCCAACAATGTTACCATCTGAATGTGAAATCTGAATGTGAAATCTGGTTCCTATCTCATTTAAACTTGCACTTTGACTACCCACATATTAGATGTACTTGTACCCTCTTTCTGCAGACCTTCTAGAAGCTATTCTGCTGGGGATAGGGAAAgcagaaatattattatttaatttaataaaattaagtaTTCTTCTGGTCAACTGTTAAGTTCTTGCTCATGTTTGTAAAATGTTGggtgagctgctagtgagcaatgagtaCGTGTATGTTAAACAACTGATTTAAATGGACTCAATATACTTCAGAATCATTCCGTGTGAACGGGTCTAAGAAAGTGCCTGTTTAAATGTGAATGTATGGTGCTTACTCACCCAGAATGGAGCGTAGATGACCTTCAAGTGTCTGCAAGACCACCCCTTTAATCTCCAACACCGACTTACCAAGGAACTGCTCACAGGCAAGAGACAGCAACTCCTTATCTGTCATTACCTTAACCTGGCatgacacatacaaacacaagtTAATAAACTAACAGAAATACTGTAACCTATTCCTATTCCTAGGCATTCATCCATAAGAAATACCAAAACCACCACTGTCTAAAGTAAATATTCTACTAAATGTACAGGATACTGCATTCAAATACAAGAGATTCTACATTACTTTCATTTTCCTGCTCTTTCATCCAAACCCCCAGAAGGAAAAGAAGACATTCAATGGAAGTTAATGGACGTTGTAAAGCACACCTAGCATTTTTAAATGATAGcgaaatatataaaaactgcGAGTGATGATATGCAACACTCCATTCTAAAGTGCTTCAAGGCTGACATGGGGAAGCAGTGGCATCTATATAATCGTGTCTTCTAAgctttttccattcattcctccTCTTATATTCAGGTTACTGGAGGCTATTTTCGTAATCAGTCTACAAGTAATGTTCTCCTTCCAgcttatgtttgtgtttacttgtagAAGCAGCTGCTGTACATTAGCAGAAACTCGATCTGCAGAAGGAATAAGTGGGGCAGCTGTGAGGTTTCCCTAGACAGAGATTTCCCTGAAGCATTTCATTTTGCTACTG from Hoplias malabaricus isolate fHopMal1 chromosome 2, fHopMal1.hap1, whole genome shotgun sequence encodes the following:
- the LOC136682598 gene encoding flotillin-2a isoform X3 codes for the protein MTLQPKCEDVETAEGVALTVTGVAQVKVMTDKELLSLACEQFLGKSVLEIKGVVLQTLEGHLRSILGTLTVEQIYQDRDQFASLVREVAAPDVGRMGIEILSFTIKDVYDKVDYLSSLGKTQTAAVQRDADIGVAEAERDAGIREAECKKEMMDVKFLADTKMADSKRELEMQKASFNQEVNAKKAEAQLAYELQAAKEQQKIRLEEIEIEVVQRKKQITIEEKEILRTDKELIATVKRPAEAEAYKMQQLAEGQKVKKVLTAQAEAEKIRRIGEAEAASIEAVGKAEAEKMRVKAEAYQQYGEAAKTALVLEALPKIAGKVAAPLSRTNEIVILSGENSRVTGEVNRLLAELPVSVNALTGVDLTKIPLLQKMTNAQA